From the genome of Labedella gwakjiensis:
AACTCCGCACGGCCCAGTACTATCGACCGACCACGCACGGTCACGAGCGGGAGGTCGGATCCCGGCTCGAGAAGCTCCGTCGCATCATCCGCGGCATCACGGGATGAGACCGCCACAGCGCAACAGCATCACCACCGCCCCGTGCTAGGATTGTCGACGGCCTAGGTCCGATCGAAGCGTGCGGCTGCGCGACGACGACCGACGGGATGCGCTCTGTAGCCGAGCGGCCCAGGTCCGAACCCTCTTACAACCGAACATCGACCGATCCGTGCTGCTGTGCTTTCAGTCTGCCGGCGCGGACGGACCGAATCGTTCGGAAGGTTCCCCCGTGAACTTTCCGGGGTGCGCGTACGCACTCCGACCCATGTCGCCGACGGCGCCATGGAGACGTCAGAGAATTCCATCCGAAAGGAAACCGTGTCTACCAAGTCACGTACCCGTAGCAAGACCCGCCTGTCGCGTTCGCTCGGCATCGCGCTCACCCCGAAGGCCGCCCGCTACCTCGAGAAGCGTCCGTACGCTCCGGGTGAGCACGGCCGTTCCAAGCGCAAGGCCGACTCGGACTACGCCGTTCGTCTGCGCGAGAAGCAGCGTCTCCGCGCCCAGTACGGCATCCGTGAGAAGCAGCTCCGCATCGCCTTCCAGGAGGCTCGTCGCACGAAGGGCCTCACGGGTGAGAACCTCGTCGAGATCCTCGAGCACCGTCTCGATGCCCTCGTCCTGCGCGCCGGCCTCGCCCGCACCACGGCGCAGGCGCGTCAGATGGTCGTGCACCGCCACATCCTCGTCGACGGCAAGATCGTCGACCGTCCCTCCTTCCGCGTGAAGCCGGGTCAGCTCATCCACGTCAAGGCTCGTAGCGAGGGCACCGAGCCCTTCCAGGTGGCGGCAGCCGGCGGACACGCCGACGTCCTCCCCAAGGTCCCGGGCTACCTCGAGGTCGAGCTCGACAAGCTCCAGGCGCGCCTCGTGCGCGACCCGAAGCGTGCAGAGGTCCCCGTGACCTGCGAAGTCCAGCTCGTCGTCGAGTACTACGCGGCGCGCTGACACGTCAGTCATCACTCGAAGGGGGTCACGGTTCGCCGTGGCCCCCTTCGTCGTCCTCGGGGAAGCGGCGTCCCGCCGGTCGGTGCCCTCGCATCGGGTCGCCGACTAGGATGGATTCTTGGCCGGCACCGCAGATCGACGTCCCCGGAGGAGCAGTTCCATGAAGTCCATCGCCTACCTCATCCTCGGCATCATCGGCGGGTTCGTCGTCGCCCACCAGGTCAACAAGTCCCAGCGGGGCAACGCCTTCTTCGCTGACCTCGACGACAAGATGCGCGAGTTCGGCGACTCCATCGCCGACGCATACAAGGAACGTGAGGCGGAACTCCGCTCCTCGCTCGAAGACGTCACCCGCGAGGCCGAAGACGCCATCGACAGGCTGTCGAAGGACTGACGGGTCGGCGGCTCCGCCGGCTCCACCACACGAACACCGGGCCATGAGCCCCGAACGACTCGAACGGAACCATGCAGACAGCTGACATCCGGCAACGCTGGCTCGACTTCTTCGGAACACGCGGCCACACGGTGGTTCCGTCCGCTTCGCTCGTGAGCGATGACCCGACCCTGCTCTTCACCGTGGCAGGCATGGTTCCGTTCATCCCGTACCTCACGGGGCTCGTTCCCGCGCCGTATTCCCGCGCGACGAGCGTGCAGAAGTGCATCAGGACGAACGACATCGAAGAGGTCGGGAAGACGCCGCGTCACGGCACCTTCTTCCAGATGAACGGCAACTTCTCCTTCGGCGACTACTTCAAGGAAGGCGCTATCGGGTACGCGTGGGAGCTCCTCACCAGCCCCGAGTCCGCCGGCGGCTACGGCTTCGATGAGAAGGACCTGTGGGTCACCGTCTACGAGGACGACGACGAGGCGATCCGCCTCTGGAAGCAGATCGCCGGGCTTCCCGATGAGCGCATCCAACGCCTCGGCAAGGACACCAACTATTGGTCGACGGGTCAGGCCGGCCCCGCCGGCCCCTGCTCGGAGATCTTCTTCGATCGTGGCCCGGCGTACGGAGCCGACGGCGGCCCGGCGACCGACGACGACCGCTATGTCGAGATCTGGAATCTCGTGTTCATGCAGTACGCGATCGAGGACGTTCGCAGCAAGGTCGACTTCCGCATCGCCGGTGACCTTCCGCGGAAGAACATCGACACGGGTATGGGCCTCGAGCGCGTCGCATTCCTCAAGCAGGGCGTCGAGAACATGTACGAGATCGATCAGGTCCGTCCGGTGCTCGACATGGCGGCTCAGCTGTCGGGCCGCCGTTACGGCGCCGATCACGGGGACGACGTCCGCATGCGCGTCATCGCCGACCACGTGCGTTCGTCCCTCATGCTCATGAGCGACGGCATCACCCCGTCGAACGAGGGCCGGGGTTACATCCTGCGCCGGCTTCTCCGTCGCAGCGTCCGCTCCATGCGCCTCCTGGGCGTCGACGGCGCGACCTTCCCCGAACTCTTCGCGGTGTCACGCGATGCGATGAAGGCGGCGTACCCGGAGGTCGAGACCGACTACGACCGGATCTCCCGCGCCGCGATCGGCGAGGAGGAGGCATTTCTCCGCACGCTCGCCGGCGGGACGACGATCCTCGACCTCGCGGTGGACAAGACCAAGGCGGCCGGAACAGCCGCGCTCCCGGGTGACACCGCGTTCCTCCTGCACGACACCTACGGGTTCCCCATCGATCTCACCCTCGAGATCGCCGAGGAGGCCGGCCTGACCGTCGACCGCGACGCGTTCGACACCCTCATGACCCAGCAGCGCACGCGGGCCAAGGCCGACGCGAAGGCGAAGAAGTCGGTGCTCGCCG
Proteins encoded in this window:
- the rpsD gene encoding 30S ribosomal protein S4 is translated as MSTKSRTRSKTRLSRSLGIALTPKAARYLEKRPYAPGEHGRSKRKADSDYAVRLREKQRLRAQYGIREKQLRIAFQEARRTKGLTGENLVEILEHRLDALVLRAGLARTTAQARQMVVHRHILVDGKIVDRPSFRVKPGQLIHVKARSEGTEPFQVAAAGGHADVLPKVPGYLEVELDKLQARLVRDPKRAEVPVTCEVQLVVEYYAAR
- the alaS gene encoding alanine--tRNA ligase, with product MQTADIRQRWLDFFGTRGHTVVPSASLVSDDPTLLFTVAGMVPFIPYLTGLVPAPYSRATSVQKCIRTNDIEEVGKTPRHGTFFQMNGNFSFGDYFKEGAIGYAWELLTSPESAGGYGFDEKDLWVTVYEDDDEAIRLWKQIAGLPDERIQRLGKDTNYWSTGQAGPAGPCSEIFFDRGPAYGADGGPATDDDRYVEIWNLVFMQYAIEDVRSKVDFRIAGDLPRKNIDTGMGLERVAFLKQGVENMYEIDQVRPVLDMAAQLSGRRYGADHGDDVRMRVIADHVRSSLMLMSDGITPSNEGRGYILRRLLRRSVRSMRLLGVDGATFPELFAVSRDAMKAAYPEVETDYDRISRAAIGEEEAFLRTLAGGTTILDLAVDKTKAAGTAALPGDTAFLLHDTYGFPIDLTLEIAEEAGLTVDRDAFDTLMTQQRTRAKADAKAKKSVLADLSAYSEFRRAGETVFTGYDELQTASRILGIIVDGESVSRASVGQTAEVILAETSLYAESGGQDADKGLIVGPGYELEVLDVQKPVKGLISHTVRVSSGEVAIDDEATSIVDPDYRRGARQAHSGTHLIHAAIRQVLGPDAHQSGSYNKAGYLRLDFSWNQALSPETRSEIEEIANNAIQDNLEVVTRELPLDEAKSLGAMALFGEKYGDVVRVVDIGGPWSRELCAGTHVRTSAEVGIVNLVSESSVGSTSRRVESLVGPEAFRDFAVERAIVSQLSSSLKTPRESLPDRIADLVSSLKQAEKRIQAFESRALAERVPTLASAARRVGDVLVVAENLGSIGSGDEVRSLATQVRAKLASEAAVVALAAEVSGRPVVIVATTESARSAGAKAGALVRIAAGVLGGGGGGKDDLAQGGGSDVSKIDAALSAIVGGIGA